The Gasterosteus aculeatus chromosome 17, fGasAcu3.hap1.1, whole genome shotgun sequence genome includes a window with the following:
- the dnajc14 gene encoding dnaJ homolog subfamily C member 14: MERETTDKELDCIRDADQKIPDGDVTSVAEPNQWEAKQTDDKCEQEDKEANLKSQDTPNPAPLHGPGIVEADYCGSPASKEATKKASHWFEHDETADSENPHVINQEEDEAAKEQHVNGESGWRNLGPGRRCKFRISGSVSEQSGQSAFSSIQKGNVMSSGGRHKQTRRRNHHHNQQSRGRRQTCNQLVLAFKDMLSDSLSFWCVSCVHMMIEIIVTLTHNCGVGVETGGMKLYNFGRQLLVKITDTGGMKADASRILKWTKCTVTDVVDKIVRSVMWLKNAALSCLRIFCALVILCFQWSKGVSVRLGGERAKRYWTAFQESRFWKRVVSLLESVKSRFKRHGHVPLPSADSPGRAGRSQPGQELERLLALAEVPEDELDPFSVLGVEVHATEAELKKAYRQLAVQVHPDKNKHPRAGEAFKVLRAAWDIVSNPETRREYELKRMAATELSKSMNEFLTKLQDDLKEAMNTMMCTKCEGKHRRFEMDREPAEARFCAECNRCHSAEEGDLWAESSMLGLRITYFACMDGKVYDITEWAGCQRIGISPDTHRVPYHISFGSKNNSNSTRQRTPSEQAASPTNPADLQDFFNRIFKGGPPNDMAANGGFFPSGPPPHNPPGAGAPPFSPPPSQTGFFNPGGPRPESSETSAESGKPPRRRKKVRKPFQR; this comes from the exons ATGGAGAGAGAAACAACTGATAAGGAGCTGGATTGCATCAGAGATGCTGACCAGAAAATCCCTGATGGTGATGTCACCTCAGTAGCTGAGCCTAATCAGTGGGAGGCCAAACAGACTGATGACAAATGTGAGCAGGAGGATAAAGAAGCCAATCTCAAATCTCAGGACACCCCAAATCCAGCCCCTCTACATGGCCCTGGAATTGTTGAAGCAGATTATTGTGGATCTCCAGCGTCCAAAGAGGCTACCAAGAAGGCTTCACATTGGTTTGAGCACGACGAGACTGCAGATAGCGAGAACCCGCATGTTATAAATCAAGAAGAGGATGAAGCTGCAAAGGAGCAGCACGTGAACGGGGAGTCTGGTTGGAGGAACCTGGGGCCTGGCCGAAGATGCAAGTTCAGAATCAGTGGATCAGTTTCAGAGCAGAGCGGTCAAAGTGCATTCTCCTCCATTCAAAAAGGCAACGTAATGTCCAGTGGTGGTCGGCACAAGCAGACCCGCAGACGAAACCACCACCACAATCAGCAGAGCCGAGGCCGCAGGCAGACATGCAACCAACTTGTCTTGGCTTTCAAGGATATGCTCTCAGACTCTCTGAGTTTCTGGTGCGTCTCCTGCGTCCACATGATGATTGAGATTATTGTCACATTAACTCACAATTGTGGAGTCGGTGTGGAGACTGGAGGGATGAAACTATACAACTTTGGGCGGCAGCTCCTTGTAAAGATCACGGATACAGGAGGAATGAAGGCTGATGCTAGTCGAATTCTGAAATGGACTAAATGCACAGTAACAGATGTGGTGGATAAAATTGTTCGCTCAGTAATGTGGTTAAAAAACGCTGCATTATCTTGTTTGAGAATCTTCTGCGCTTTGGTTATCCTCTGCTTCCAATGGTCAAAAGGTGTGTCCGTTCGTCTTGGTGGGGAGAGGGCAAAGCGCTATTGGACAGCTTTTCAGGAGTCACGGTTTTGGAAAAGGGTAGTGTCCCTGCTGGAGAGTGTCAAAAGCAGGTTCAAGAGGCATGGCCATGTTCCACTGCCCAGCGCTGACTCACCCGGCAGAGCGGGGAGAAGCCAGCCGGGCCAGGAGCTGGAAAGACTGCTGGCTTTGGCCGAGGTACCAGAAGATGAACTCGACCCCTTTTCGGTGCTGGGTGTGGAGGTGCACGCAACTGAGGCTGAACTGAAGAAGGCCTACCGGCAGCTGGCTGTCCAG GTCCATCCAGACAAGAATAAACACCCACGAGCTGGAGAGGCATTCAAAGTATTGAGGGCTGCCTGGGATATCGTCAGCAACCCAGAGACACGACGAGAGTATGAGTT GAAGCGAATGGCAGCAACCGAGCTCTCAAAATCCATGAATGAGTTCCTCACTAAACTGCAGGATGACCTGAAGGAAGCCATGAACACCATGATGTGTACCAAGTGTGAAGGCAAACACCG GCGGTTCGAGATGGATCGTGAACCTGCAGAGGCCCGGTTCTGTGCTGAGTGCAACCGTTGCCATAGTGCTGAGGAGGGGGACCTGTGGGCCGAGTCCAGCATGTTGGGCCTGCGCATCACATACTTTGCATGTATGGATGGCAAGGTGTATGACATTACAG AGTGGGCAGGTTGCCAGCGGATAGGCATTTCTCCTGACACGCACCGAGTGCCCTATCACATCTCCTTTGGttccaaaaacaacagcaactccACACGACAGAG AACACCATCAGAGCAAGCCGCCAGTCCGACCAACCCTGCAGATTTACAAGACTTCTTTAACCGCATCTTCAAGGGTGGACCTCCAAACGACATGGCTGCCAATGGGGGCTTCTTCCCCTCAGGTCCGCCCCCTCATAACCCACCTGGAGCTGGAGCGCCCCCATTCTCCCCTCCTCCGAGCCAGACAGGTTTCTTTAATCCGGGGGGTCCACGGCCAGAGTCCAGCGAGACGTCGGCAGAAAGTGGCAAACCccccaggaggaggaagaaggtcCGCAAACCCTTCCAGAGGTGA
- the inpp1 gene encoding inositol polyphosphate 1-phosphatase, giving the protein MADLLRLLLRVAEKAANVARVCRQEAPLFQLLVQEKTGDDKNKKFVQDFKTLADVVIQEMIRHDVGVQFPEMEGFIHGEESNKFENGLGESVAVTVCNTPQETAALLATVLDGDHTAASLLARAIHQDPATIDAHADGLTVPLSPSELGIWIDPIDATSQYIEGREEVLEEGRLAPSGLHCALVLIGVYVRSTGEPVMGVINQPFNHKDPAGGGWRGKHFWGVSCGSINVCSVSRPEAVPGPGLSVVLSSSEKPVVKEALSALCGRDKLMYASGAGYKILCVIQGLADVYVLSEGSTFKWDSCAPHALLRALGGGVVDLTKSLRSGSRAPDHLMELTYHQPNTECKGAERWANRGGLVAYRDCSQLCSIIAPLRDKL; this is encoded by the exons ATGGCTgatcttctgaggctgctgctccGGGTCGCGGAGAAAGCGGCCAACGTGGCTCGCGTCTGCAGGCAGGAGGCTCCTCTGTTTCAGCTGCTCGTTCAAGAGAAGACCGGAGACGACAAGAACAAGAAGTTCGTCCAGGACTTCAAGACGCTTGCTGACGTGGTGATCCAGGAGATGATTCGGCATGACGTCGGCGTTCAG TTCCCTGAGATGGAGGGCTTCATTCATGGAGAGGAGTCCAACAAATTTGAAAATGGGCTTG GAGAGAGCGTGGCGGTCACGGTGTGCAACACGCCGCAGGAGACTGCGGCGCTGCTGGCCACGGTGCTGGATGGCGACCACACAGCGGCGTCTCTGCTGGCTCGAGCCATCCACCAGGATCCGGCGACCATCGACGCCCACGCGGACGGTCTGACGGTGCCCCTCAGCCCCTCTGAGCTCGGCATCTGGATCGACCCCATAG ATGCCACCAGCCAGTACATTGAGGGCagggaggaggtgctggaggagggCCGCCTGGCTCCTTCAGGGCTGCACTGCGCTTTGGTCCTAATCGGGGTTTATGTCCGGAGCACAGGGGAGCCCGTCATGGGCGTCATCAACCAGCCCTTCAACCACAAAGACCCAGCGGGTGGAGG CTGGAGGGGGAAGCATTTCTGGGGCGTTTCCTGCGGCAGCATCAACGTCTGCTCGGTGTCCCGGCCAGAAGCTGTACCAGGACCAGggctgtctgtggtgctgaGCTCCAGTGAGAAACCCGTAGTCAAGGAAGCCCTGAGTGCTCTGTGCGGCCGCGACAAGCTGATGTACGCCTCCGGAGCCGGCTACAAGATCCTGTGCGTTATTCAGGGCCTGGCCGACGTCTATGTCCTCTCCGAAGGGAGCACCTTCAAGTGGGACTCCTGCGCTCCTCACGCGCTGCTCCGAGCCCTCGGAGGCGGCGTGGTGGACCTGACAAAGTCTCTGCGGTCCGGCTCGAGAGCGCCGGATCACCTGATGGAACTGACCTATCATCAGCCCAACACCGAGTGCAAAGGAGCAGAGCGCTGGGCCAACCGCGGCGGCCTGGTGGCGTATCGAGACTGTTCTCAGCTCTGCAGCATCATCGCACCTCTGAGGGACAAGCTGTAG
- the LOC120835258 gene encoding protein S100-B produces MRSLSVVDQYSLGSSVNWARLSIHCWMSHQLHQEPYCTEEFLQMEASKNNMSDLESGILTIIKVFNKYSRHESSLKKHDLRALINYEMSHFIIKIKEKDTLDELFADLDQNGDLEIDFKEFIGLVAMVTSACNELFIPKQP; encoded by the exons ATGAGAAGCCTTTCTGTGGTTGATCAATACAGTTTAGGGTCCTCAGTGAACTGGGCGAGGCTGTCCATACACTGCTGGATGAGCCATCAGTTACACCAGGAGCCTTACTGCACGGAGGAGTTCCTTCAGATGGAG GCCTCAAAGAACAATATGTCCGACCTGGAGAGTGGCATACTCACTATAATCAAAGTTTTCAACAAATACTCCAGACATGAATCCAGTCTGAAGAAACACGATCTTAGAGCGCTTATCAACTATGAGATGAGTCATTTCATCATT AAAATCAAGGAGAAGGACACGCTGGATGAGCTCTTTGCGGACCTTGATCAGAACGGAGACCTGGAGATTGACTTCAAAGAGTTCATCGGCCTCGTCGCCATGGTTACCTCAGCATGCAACGAGCTCTTCATCCCAAAACAACCATAA